The Amaranthus tricolor cultivar Red isolate AtriRed21 chromosome 6, ASM2621246v1, whole genome shotgun sequence genome has a segment encoding these proteins:
- the LOC130815298 gene encoding inositol monophosphatase isoform X2, with product MHVPVYYRSLKLNGTPRFLNFATSSTFTTSQLCFSAPYKFTTMSSIDFLATAVDAAKKAGEVIRKGFYQTKNVEHKGQVDLVTETDKACEDLVFNHLKQHYPDHKFIGEETTAAYGATELTDDPTWIVDPLDGTTNFVHGFPFVCVSIGLTIGKVPTVGVVYNPILDETGTKRDKATVDTTTNRINALLYKVRSVRMSGSCALNLCGIACGRLDLFYETGYGGAWDVAAGIVIVEEAGGCVFDPSGKDFDITVTRIAASNPLIKDSFTEAFRLAE from the exons ATGCACGTTCCCGTGTACTATAGATCACTGAAACTGAATGGTACACCAAGGTTCCTGAATTTCGCAACATCATCAACATTCACTACTTCTCAATTGTGTTTCTCCGCCCCCTACAAATTCACAACAATGTCTTCAATTG ATTTCCTTGCAACTGCTGTTGATGCTGCCAAAAAAGCTGGCGAA GTAATTCGCAAGGGATTTTATCAGACCAAAAATGTGGAGCATAAAGGCCAG GTGGACTTGGTGACTGAGACCGACAAGGCATGCGAAGACCTTGTTTTTAATCATCTTAAGCAGCATTACCCTGATCATAAG TTCATTGGTGAAGAAACTACGGCTGCCTATGGTGCTACAGAACTGACAGATGATCCTACATGGATTGTTGATCCACTTGACGGGACTACTAACTTCGTGCATGG ATTTCCTTTCGTGTGTGTCTCCATCGGTCTCACCATTGGAAAAGTTCCAACTGTTGGTGTTGTGTATAATCCAATATTGGACGAG ACCGGTACAAAACGGGATAAAGCCACCGTTGATACTACAACAAACAGAATCAATGCATTGCTTTACAAG GTGAGGTCTGTACGAATGTCAGGCTCTTGCGCATTGAATTTGTGCGGTATAGCTTGCGGAAGGCTTGATCTCTTTTACGAGACAGGATATGGGGGTGCATG GGATGTGGCAGCTGGCATTGTAATTGTTGAAGAGGCTGGAGGCTGCGTTTTTGATCC GTCGGGTAAAGATTTTGATATCACTGTCACCCGAATAGCAGCTTCGAACCCCTTGATTAAGGATTCGTTTACGGAGGCTTTTCGACTGGCTGAATGA
- the LOC130815298 gene encoding inositol monophosphatase isoform X1: MHVPVYYRSLKLNGTPRFLNFATSSTFTTSQLCFSAPYKFTTMSSIDFLATAVDAAKKAGEVIRKGFYQTKNVEHKGQVDLVTETDKACEDLVFNHLKQHYPDHKFIGEETTAAYGATELTDDPTWIVDPLDGTTNFVHGFPFVCVSIGLTIGKVPTVGVVYNPILDELFTGVRGKGAFLNGKPIQVSSKDELVKCLLATETGTKRDKATVDTTTNRINALLYKVRSVRMSGSCALNLCGIACGRLDLFYETGYGGAWDVAAGIVIVEEAGGCVFDPSGKDFDITVTRIAASNPLIKDSFTEAFRLAE, translated from the exons ATGCACGTTCCCGTGTACTATAGATCACTGAAACTGAATGGTACACCAAGGTTCCTGAATTTCGCAACATCATCAACATTCACTACTTCTCAATTGTGTTTCTCCGCCCCCTACAAATTCACAACAATGTCTTCAATTG ATTTCCTTGCAACTGCTGTTGATGCTGCCAAAAAAGCTGGCGAA GTAATTCGCAAGGGATTTTATCAGACCAAAAATGTGGAGCATAAAGGCCAG GTGGACTTGGTGACTGAGACCGACAAGGCATGCGAAGACCTTGTTTTTAATCATCTTAAGCAGCATTACCCTGATCATAAG TTCATTGGTGAAGAAACTACGGCTGCCTATGGTGCTACAGAACTGACAGATGATCCTACATGGATTGTTGATCCACTTGACGGGACTACTAACTTCGTGCATGG ATTTCCTTTCGTGTGTGTCTCCATCGGTCTCACCATTGGAAAAGTTCCAACTGTTGGTGTTGTGTATAATCCAATATTGGACGAG CTTTTCACTGGTGTGCGAGGGAAAGGTGCGTTTCTCAACGGAAAACCTATACAAG TATCTTCGAAAGATGAACTTGTCAAATGCCTTCTTGCAACAGAG ACCGGTACAAAACGGGATAAAGCCACCGTTGATACTACAACAAACAGAATCAATGCATTGCTTTACAAG GTGAGGTCTGTACGAATGTCAGGCTCTTGCGCATTGAATTTGTGCGGTATAGCTTGCGGAAGGCTTGATCTCTTTTACGAGACAGGATATGGGGGTGCATG GGATGTGGCAGCTGGCATTGTAATTGTTGAAGAGGCTGGAGGCTGCGTTTTTGATCC GTCGGGTAAAGATTTTGATATCACTGTCACCCGAATAGCAGCTTCGAACCCCTTGATTAAGGATTCGTTTACGGAGGCTTTTCGACTGGCTGAATGA
- the LOC130815008 gene encoding U-box domain-containing protein 4-like: MVSVEDTHSNSTRIHSIYSTFHSPSSLSSSSSTKIWRERGRSMRTIRSTIFSPSRESDTQSSILPPTGTSTFVSENLTDSVIDIRLGELASRTAKSLKSSFAEEDFGLLDDLSRSFSDYSVCSSDISGELQRLAATALIGPSTDEMDLEPEPCEGFLQRETFSTEIIESISPEDLQPTVKLCVDSLNSPSAAIKRSAAAKLRLLAKNRADNRVLIAETGAVPGLVPLLKSTDPWTQEHAVTALLNLSLHPDNKRPIAETSGTIKSLIYVLKTGTENSKQNAAAALMSLAMVDEETRLTIGASGAIPPLVALLLNGNARGKKDALTTLYKLCSAKLNKERAVKAGAVVPLVELVADQGSGMAEKAMVVLSSLAGIELGRAAIVEEGGIVALVEAVEESSAKGKEFAVVTLLQLCGENVRNRGLLVAEGGIPPLVGLSQTGTARAKHKAETLLGILREPRKQEIASSSSP; this comes from the exons ATGGTGTCGGTTGAAGATACCCACTCCAATTCTACCCGAATACATTCCATCTACTCCACTTTTCACTCACCATCTTCTttatcttcttcatcttctacCAAGATATGGCGTGAAAGAGGCCGCTCTATGAGAACAATACGCTCTACTATCTTCTCTCCTTCTAGGGAATCTGATACACAATCATCAATCCTTCCTCCTACTGGAACCAGCACTTTTGTTTCTGAAAACCTCACTGATTCCGTCATTGATATCCGTCTTGGTGAGCTCGCTTCTCGAACTGCTAAGTCTCTCAAATCATCTTTTGCTGAGGAAGATTTTGGCCTTCTTGATGATCTTTCTAGATCATTCAGCGACTATTCTGTTTGTAGCAGTGATATATCCGGTGAATTACAACGGCTAGCGGCGACGGCGCTTATTGGGCCGAGTACGGATGAAATGGATCTAGAACCCGAACCATGTGAAGGTTTTCTTCAAAGAGAAACTTTCTCGACTGAAATAATCGAGAGTATTTCGCCGGAAGATCTTCAACCAACTGTGAAACTATGTGTTGATAGCTTAAACTCTCCTTCGGCGGCGATCAAGCGTTCTGCGGCGGCGAAACTCCGATTACTTGCAAAGAATCGGGCTGATAATAGGGTTTTGATAGCAGAAACAGGTGCAGTTCCGGGTTTGGTGCCGCTCCTGAAATCAACTGATCCATGGACTCAAGAACATGCAGTAACAGCGTTGCTGAATTTATCTCTCCATCCGGATAATAAACGTCCAATTGCAGAAACTTCCGGAACAATAAAATCCCTAATTTATGTGTTGAAAACAGGGACGGAAAATTCGAAGCAGAATGCGGCAGCAGCTTTGATGAGTTTAGCTATGGTGGATGAAGAGACGCGCTTAACCATAGGTGCTTCGGGTGCGATTCCACCTTTGGTTGCTCTTCTTTTAAATGGAAACGCGCGAGGAAAGAAGGATGCGCTGACGACATTGTATAAGCTGTGCTCAGCGAAGCTGAATAAAGAGCGTGCTGTGAAGGCGGGTGCTGTTGTGCCATTGGTGGAGTTGGTGGCGGATCAGGGCAGTGGGATGGCGGAGAAGGCGATGGTGGTGTTGAGTAGTTTGGCAGGGATAGAGCTTGGGAGGGCGGCTATAGTGGAGGAAGGCGGAATAGTGGCGTTGGTGGAGGCAGTGGAAGAGAGTTCGGCGAAAGGGAAGGAGTTTGCGGTGGTGACATTGCTGCAATTATGTGGGGAAAATGTAAGGAATAGAGGATTGCTGGTTGCTGAAGGTGGTATTCCTCCTCTTGTTGGTTTATCTCAGACTGGTACTGCTAGAGCTAAGCATAAG GCCGAAACACTTCTTGGAATCTTGAGGGAACCAAGGAAACAAGAGATAGCCTCATCGTCGAGCCCTTAA
- the LOC130815351 gene encoding inositol transporter 4 codes for MVEGGIIKADKTEFTECFRTIRKTPYIMRIAFSAGIGGLLFGYDTGVISGALLYIREDFKEVQRKTWLQETIVSTAVAGAIIGAGVGGWLNDKIGRKPTIIIADILFFIGALIMASAPAPWMIILGRIFVGLGVGMASMTSPLYISETSPTRIRGALVSTNGLLITGGQFLSYLINLGFTQVKGTWRWMLGVAAVPAFLQFILMLSLPESPRWLYRKGKVSQAEAILARIYPEEELEDEKKALKASIDSERAQEESFGGGGVLNKVRKVWENQVFRRGLYAGVTVQVAQQFVGINTIMYYSPTIVQLAGFASKSTALALSLITAGLNAVGSIVSMMFVDRHGRRRLMIVSMFGIITCLVVLAIVFYQAAEHAPSISYAESTHFGLNSTCPAFNSAQNPASWNCMTCLKSASHCAFCANKAGNGLHPGACLRNTDDLKDACNGQQRVYFTEGCPSKLGYLAVILLGVYIISYSPGMGTVPWIVNSEIYPLRYRGIGGGIAAVANWTSNLIVSETFLTLTQALGSAGTFLLFAGFSVIGFIFIYLLVPETKGLPIEEVEHMLEKGYKPKLFGGCQKSEQKH; via the exons ATGGTTGAAGGTGGAATTATAAAGGCAGACAAAACAGAATTCACAGAATGTTTCAGAACAATCAGGAAAACTCCTTATATTATGAGAATTGCCTTTTCTGCTGGCATTGGTGGTCTTCTCTTTGGTTATGACACTG GTGTTATTTCTGGGGCTCTGCTTTATATCAGAGAAGATTTCAAAGAAGTGCAAAGAAAAACATGGTTGcag GAAACAATAGTGTCAACGGCAGTGGCAGGAGCAATTATTGGAGCAGGAGTAGGAGGATGGCTAAATGATAAAATAGGGAGAAAACCAACAATTATAATAGCAGATATTCTGTTCTTCATTGGAGCTTTGATAATGGCATCAGCACCAGCTCCATGGATGATCATTCTTGGAAGAATATTTGTAGGTTTGGGTGTTGGCATGGCTTCCATGACTTCACCCTTATACATATCTGAGACTTCCCCAACCAGGATTAGAGGTGCCCTTGTTAGCACTAATGGGTTGCTCATTACTGGTGGCCAATTCTTATCTTACCTCATCAATCTTGGTTTCACTCAA GTCAAAGGAACTTGGAGATGGATGCTGGGGGTGGCTGCAGTTCCAGCATTTTTGCAATTTATCTTAATGTTGTCTCTTCCTGAATCTCCCAGATGGCTCTACAGAAAG GGTAAAGTCTCACAAGCCGAGGCCATCTTGGCAAGAATCTACCCCGAAGAAGAATTAGAAGACGAGAAGAAAGCACTCAAGGCATCCATAGACTCAGAAAGGGCACAGGAAGAATCATTTGGTGGAGGTGGTGTGCTAAACAAAGTCAGGAAAGTTTGGGAAAACCAAGTATTTAGAAGAGGGCTATATGCTGGAGTGACAGTTCAAGTGGCTCAACAGTTTGTGGGTATCAATACAATCATGTACTACAGCCCAACGATAGTACAGTTAGCCGGGTTTGCTTCAAAGAGCACCGCATTAGCTCTGTCTTTGATCACCGCAGGCCTAAATGCAGTTGGTTCGATTGTGAGCATGATGTTTGTGGATAGACATGGTAGAAGACGGCTTATGATTGTGTCCATGTTTGGGATCATTACTTGCTTGGTAGTGTTGGCTATTGTTTTTTATCAAGCTGCAGAACATGCTCCTAGTATAAGTTATGCTGAATCTACCCATTTTGGCCTGAATTCTACTTGTCCTGCTTTCAACTCTGCTCAAAATCCTGCTTCTTGGAACTGTATGACTTGTTTGAAATCTGCCTCACATTGTGCTTTCTGTGCAAACAAAGCCGGAAATGGG TTGCACCCAGGAGCATGTTTGAGGAACACAGATGACTTAAAAGATGCATGTAATGGACAACAAAGAGTGTACTTTACAGAAGGTTGTCCAAGCAAATTGGGGTATTTGGCAGTCATACTATTAGGAGTATACATTATTTCTTACTCCCCAGGAATGGGAACAGTACCATGGATTGTCAACTCAGAAATATACCCTTTAAGGTACAGAGGAATTGGTGGAGGAATAGCTGCAGTGGCTAACTGGACATCAAACCTCATTGTAAGTGAAACATTCTTGACTCTAACTCAAGCCTTAGGCTCAGCAGGAACCTTCCTCTTGTTCGCCGGGTTCTCGGTCATAGGCTTCATTTTCATCTACTTGTTGGTGCCTGAAACTAAAGGACTGCCCATTGAAGAAGTGGAGCATATGCTTGAAAAAGGGTATAAGCCTAAGTTGTTTGGTGGGTGTCAAAAATCAGAACAAAAGCATTGA